The following are from one region of the Flavimobilis soli genome:
- the mnmA gene encoding tRNA 2-thiouridine(34) synthase MnmA, with protein sequence MRVLAAMSGGVDSAVAAALAVESGHEVVGVHMALSRDRAQFRTGSRGCCSIEDAGDARRAADVLGIPYYVWDLSETFEETVVADFLSEYEAGRTPNPCVRCNEHIKFEALLDKATALGFDAVATGHYARVVERTGAGGEVVRELHRSPNVDKDQSYVLAVMGPERLARSIFPLGDFASKAEVRAEAARRGLSVSAKPDSYDICFVADGDTQGFLRERLGSRPGDVVDTEGNVVGQHDGSYAYTVGQRRGLALGRPAPDGKPRYVLEVQPVTNTVVVGAAELLTVDRLAGERVVWLAEDVRGEGPGGWVDGEVQVRAHGAPVPARVRTGADGALEVELTGDRLRGVAAGQSLVVYRGTRVLGQATVSRAWRAGAVAAAS encoded by the coding sequence ATGCGCGTCCTCGCAGCGATGTCCGGCGGCGTCGACTCGGCAGTGGCCGCGGCGCTTGCGGTCGAGTCGGGTCACGAGGTGGTCGGCGTGCACATGGCGCTCTCGCGCGACCGGGCGCAGTTCCGCACGGGCTCGCGCGGCTGCTGCTCGATCGAGGACGCGGGTGACGCGCGGCGCGCCGCCGACGTGCTCGGCATCCCGTACTACGTGTGGGACCTCTCGGAGACGTTCGAGGAGACGGTCGTCGCCGACTTCCTCTCGGAGTACGAGGCCGGCCGCACACCCAACCCGTGCGTGCGCTGCAACGAGCACATCAAGTTCGAGGCGCTCCTCGACAAGGCGACCGCGCTCGGCTTCGACGCGGTCGCGACGGGCCACTACGCGCGCGTCGTCGAGCGCACGGGAGCCGGCGGCGAGGTCGTGCGCGAGCTGCACCGCTCGCCGAACGTCGACAAGGACCAGAGCTACGTCCTCGCGGTCATGGGGCCGGAGCGGCTCGCGCGGTCGATCTTCCCGCTCGGCGACTTCGCGTCGAAGGCGGAGGTGCGCGCCGAGGCGGCGCGCCGCGGTCTGAGCGTGTCCGCCAAGCCGGACTCGTACGACATCTGCTTCGTGGCCGACGGCGACACGCAGGGCTTCTTGCGGGAGAGGCTCGGGTCCCGCCCGGGCGACGTCGTCGACACCGAGGGCAACGTCGTCGGGCAGCACGACGGCTCGTACGCGTACACGGTCGGGCAGCGCCGCGGGCTCGCGCTCGGCCGCCCGGCCCCGGACGGCAAGCCGCGCTACGTGCTCGAGGTGCAGCCCGTGACGAACACGGTGGTCGTCGGCGCGGCCGAGCTGCTGACGGTCGACCGCCTCGCGGGCGAGCGCGTCGTCTGGCTCGCCGAGGACGTGCGGGGCGAGGGACCGGGCGGCTGGGTCGACGGCGAGGTGCAGGTGCGCGCCCACGGTGCGCCCGTGCCGGCGCGCGTGCGCACGGGTGCCGACGGCGCCCTCGAGGTCGAGCTGACGGGCGACCGGCTGCGCGGCGTCGCGGCCGGGCAGTCGCTCGTGGTCTACCGCGGCACCCGCGTGCTGGGCCAGGCGACGGTGTCGCGTGCGTGGCGTGCGGGCGCCGTCGCGGCGGCGTCGTGA
- the treS gene encoding maltose alpha-D-glucosyltransferase — protein sequence MTVPPSSGSPRPAPVPAGPAAAPAPGGRTQHEPAPVTAPVPLASLPRQRQPQVPAFPKALSDDPEWYRTAVFYEVIVRAFSDSTGAGTGDIRGLIDRLDYIQWLGIDCLWLPPFYPSPLRDGGYDISDYTAIAGQYGTMEDFAELIEAAHARGIRVIIDLVMNHTSDQHPWFQASRSDPDGPYGDFYVWSDDDSKYEDARIIFVDTETSNWTFDPVRRQFYWHRFFSHQPDLNFENPHVVEAMLDVTRFWCRVGIDGFRLDAVPYLFEEEGTNCENLPRTHEFLQKVRAMVDREFPGRILLAEANQWPNDVVDYFGTEEKPECHMCFHFPVMPRIYYALRDQRSTSILDILADTPQIPRGAQWSTFLRNHDELTLEMVSTEERASMYGWYASDPRMRANVGIRRRLAPLLDNSRKEIELAHALLLSLPGSPCLYYGDEIGMGDNIWLPDRDAVRTPMQWTPDRNAGFSTADPGKLYLPVVQSLVHSYEGTNVESQLAQPSSLLHWVHGMLSVRRRHRAFGTGDFVPVQCDNDAVLAFLRVTNEETLLCVANLAATARRAQLTIPGWEGAQAVDVFGGAVLGEVDADGEVTFTLGSRDFFWSVLTPAAELAAEHSPAAADAQPA from the coding sequence ATGACCGTTCCCCCGTCGTCCGGCTCCCCCCGCCCCGCGCCCGTGCCCGCCGGTCCGGCGGCTGCGCCCGCGCCCGGCGGCCGGACCCAGCACGAGCCCGCACCGGTGACCGCGCCGGTCCCGCTCGCGTCGCTCCCGCGACAGCGTCAGCCGCAGGTGCCCGCCTTCCCGAAGGCGCTGTCGGACGACCCGGAGTGGTACCGCACCGCGGTGTTCTACGAGGTCATCGTGCGCGCGTTCTCCGACTCGACCGGCGCTGGCACGGGTGACATCCGCGGCCTGATCGACCGGCTCGACTACATCCAGTGGCTCGGCATCGACTGCCTCTGGTTGCCGCCGTTCTACCCGTCGCCCCTGCGCGACGGCGGCTACGACATCTCCGACTACACCGCGATCGCGGGGCAGTACGGCACGATGGAGGACTTCGCGGAGCTCATCGAGGCGGCCCACGCGCGCGGCATCCGCGTGATCATCGACCTCGTCATGAACCACACGAGCGACCAGCACCCGTGGTTCCAGGCGTCGCGCTCGGACCCCGACGGCCCGTACGGCGACTTCTACGTGTGGAGCGACGACGACTCGAAGTACGAGGACGCGCGCATCATCTTCGTCGACACGGAGACGTCGAACTGGACGTTCGACCCGGTCCGCCGGCAGTTCTACTGGCACCGGTTCTTCTCGCACCAGCCCGACCTCAACTTCGAGAACCCGCACGTCGTCGAGGCGATGCTCGACGTCACGCGGTTCTGGTGCCGCGTCGGCATCGACGGCTTCCGCCTCGACGCCGTCCCCTACCTCTTCGAGGAAGAGGGCACCAACTGCGAGAACCTGCCGCGCACGCACGAGTTCCTGCAGAAGGTGCGCGCGATGGTCGACCGCGAGTTCCCGGGCCGCATCCTGCTCGCCGAGGCGAACCAGTGGCCCAACGACGTCGTGGACTACTTCGGGACGGAGGAGAAGCCCGAGTGCCACATGTGCTTCCACTTCCCCGTGATGCCCCGCATCTACTACGCGCTGCGTGACCAGCGCTCGACGTCGATCCTCGACATCCTCGCCGACACCCCGCAGATCCCTCGCGGCGCCCAGTGGTCGACGTTCCTGCGGAACCACGACGAGCTCACGCTCGAGATGGTCTCCACGGAGGAGCGCGCGAGCATGTACGGCTGGTACGCGTCCGACCCGCGCATGCGCGCGAACGTCGGCATCCGCCGCCGTCTCGCTCCGCTGCTCGACAACTCCCGCAAGGAGATCGAGCTCGCGCACGCCCTGCTGCTGTCGCTCCCCGGAAGCCCGTGCCTCTACTACGGCGACGAGATCGGCATGGGCGACAACATCTGGCTCCCGGACCGCGACGCGGTCCGCACGCCGATGCAGTGGACCCCGGACCGCAACGCGGGCTTCTCGACGGCCGACCCTGGCAAGCTCTACCTGCCGGTCGTCCAGTCGCTCGTGCACTCGTACGAGGGCACGAACGTCGAATCGCAGCTCGCGCAGCCGTCCTCGCTCCTGCACTGGGTGCACGGCATGCTCTCGGTGCGCCGTCGCCACCGGGCGTTCGGCACAGGTGACTTCGTGCCCGTGCAGTGCGACAACGACGCCGTCCTCGCGTTCCTGCGCGTGACGAATGAGGAGACGCTCCTGTGCGTCGCCAACCTCGCCGCGACCGCGCGGCGCGCGCAGCTGACGATCCCCGGCTGGGAAGGTGCGCAGGCGGTCGACGTGTTCGGCGGCGCTGTGCTCGGCGAGGTCGACGCGGACGGCGAGGTCACGTTCACGCTCGGCTCGCGCGACTTCTTCTGGTCGGTGCTCACCCCGGCGGCGGAACTCGCAGCCGAGCACTCCCCGGCCGCAGCCGACGCGCAGCCCGCGTAA
- a CDS encoding alpha-1,4-glucan--maltose-1-phosphate maltosyltransferase, with protein sequence MPPVPQDVPVPILPTPIGRIPVLDVSPTLEQGRWPAKAAVGEAVPIRATVFREGHDAVAATAVLLRPDGSVHSTARMVDIAPGLDRFEGRVAPDAEGEWSFRVEGWSDPYGTWAHDAEVKINAGIDVDLMFEEGVRLFRRIAAQDGLTRSAAGVLERLLATLQDPRLAPPQRLAAALSPEVRRVVVDEHPLRDLVTPSATYPLWVGRELTLASSWYEMFPRSEGARYDAATQSWQSGTFQTAARRLPAIAAMGFDVVYLTPIHPIGTTFRKGRNNSLEALPGDPGSPYAIGSADGGHDAIHPDLGTFEDFDAFVASAREVGLEVALDLALQCSPDHPWVTEHPEWFTTRADGSIAYAENPPKKYQDIYPLNFDNDPEGIYAEIERVVRLWIDHGVTAFRVDNPHTKPLDFWERLLASVRATHPHVIFLSEAFTRPAMMDALARIGFHQSYSYFTWRNTRTEIEEYLREVSDEQGSWMRPSFWPTTHDILPPYLQHGGVAGFAVRAVLAATSCPTWGIYSGYEHAERVPRPGVEEQIDNEKYEYKPRDWSAPEAQGLTRLLTQLNRIRADHPALRQLRNLTVHSSTNDQVVVFSSHLDGRFTPDGQPDTVITVLNLDPWNTQEATVHLDLAALGLPASAGDAPAFNAHDLLTGATYAWGSEAYVRLNPFENVAHIIQVGHP encoded by the coding sequence GTGCCCCCCGTCCCCCAGGACGTCCCCGTGCCGATCCTGCCGACACCGATCGGCCGCATCCCCGTGCTCGACGTCAGCCCGACGCTCGAGCAGGGCCGATGGCCCGCGAAGGCCGCCGTCGGCGAGGCCGTCCCCATCCGCGCGACCGTGTTCCGTGAGGGGCACGACGCCGTCGCTGCGACGGCGGTGCTGCTGCGCCCGGACGGCAGCGTGCACTCGACCGCGCGCATGGTCGACATCGCCCCCGGACTCGACCGCTTCGAGGGGCGCGTCGCGCCCGACGCCGAGGGCGAGTGGAGCTTCCGCGTCGAGGGCTGGTCCGACCCGTACGGCACGTGGGCGCACGACGCCGAGGTCAAGATCAACGCCGGCATCGACGTCGACCTCATGTTCGAGGAGGGCGTGCGCCTGTTCCGCCGCATCGCCGCGCAGGACGGCCTCACCCGCTCCGCCGCGGGCGTGCTCGAGCGCCTCCTCGCCACGCTGCAGGACCCGCGCCTCGCACCGCCGCAGCGGCTCGCCGCCGCGCTGTCGCCCGAGGTGCGCCGCGTCGTCGTCGACGAGCACCCGCTGCGCGACCTCGTGACCCCGTCGGCCACCTACCCGCTATGGGTGGGCCGCGAGCTCACGCTCGCGAGCTCCTGGTACGAGATGTTCCCGCGCTCCGAGGGCGCCCGGTACGACGCCGCGACGCAGTCGTGGCAGTCCGGCACCTTCCAGACCGCCGCGCGCCGCCTGCCCGCGATCGCCGCGATGGGCTTCGACGTCGTCTACCTGACGCCGATCCACCCGATCGGCACGACGTTCCGCAAAGGCCGCAACAACTCCCTCGAGGCGCTGCCCGGCGACCCGGGCTCGCCGTACGCGATCGGCTCAGCGGACGGCGGCCACGACGCGATCCACCCCGACCTCGGCACGTTCGAGGACTTCGACGCGTTCGTCGCGTCCGCGCGCGAGGTCGGCCTCGAGGTCGCTCTCGACCTCGCGCTGCAGTGCTCGCCCGACCACCCGTGGGTCACCGAGCACCCCGAGTGGTTCACGACGCGCGCCGACGGCTCGATCGCCTACGCCGAGAACCCGCCGAAGAAGTACCAGGACATCTACCCGCTCAACTTCGACAACGACCCCGAGGGGATCTACGCCGAGATCGAGCGCGTCGTGCGCCTGTGGATCGACCACGGGGTCACCGCGTTCCGCGTCGACAACCCGCACACCAAGCCCCTCGACTTCTGGGAGCGGCTCCTCGCGTCCGTCCGGGCGACGCACCCGCACGTCATCTTCCTCTCCGAGGCGTTCACGCGCCCCGCGATGATGGACGCTCTCGCGCGGATCGGCTTCCACCAGTCGTACTCGTACTTCACGTGGCGCAACACGCGCACCGAGATCGAGGAGTACCTGCGCGAGGTGTCCGACGAGCAGGGCTCGTGGATGCGCCCCTCCTTCTGGCCGACGACGCACGACATCCTGCCGCCGTACCTCCAGCACGGCGGCGTCGCAGGATTCGCCGTGCGCGCGGTGCTCGCCGCGACGTCGTGCCCCACGTGGGGCATCTACTCGGGCTACGAGCACGCCGAGCGCGTCCCCCGCCCGGGCGTCGAGGAGCAGATCGACAACGAGAAGTACGAGTACAAGCCGCGCGACTGGTCCGCGCCCGAGGCCCAGGGCCTCACGCGCCTGCTCACGCAGCTCAACCGGATCCGCGCCGACCACCCTGCGCTGCGCCAGCTGCGCAACCTCACGGTGCACTCCTCGACCAACGACCAGGTCGTCGTCTTCTCCTCGCACCTCGACGGGCGTTTCACGCCCGACGGGCAGCCCGACACGGTCATCACCGTGCTCAACCTCGACCCGTGGAACACCCAGGAGGCGACGGTCCACCTCGACCTCGCCGCCCTCGGCCTGCCGGCCTCCGCCGGCGACGCCCCCGCCTTCAACGCCCACGACCTGCTGACCGGCGCGACCTACGCGTGGGGCAGCGAGGCGTACGTGCGCCTCAACCCGTTCGAGAACGTCGCTCACATCATCCAGGTAGGACACCCATGA
- a CDS encoding cysteine desulfurase family protein gives MSRAAIEAYAEQMAVVGNPSSLHAAGRAARRVVEEARESVAAAIGARPSEVIFTAGGTEADNLAIKGLFWARRTGHPERRRVVVSGVEHHAVLDPAFWLAEHAGAEIVLLPVDRDGLVDVDALRAELDENGDQVALVSVMWANNEVGTVQPLRRIVQVAHAVGVPVHADAVQAVGHLPVDFAASGLDAMTVSAHKLGGPVSVGALVAGRGLAITPVLHGGGQERSVRSGTLDAPGVRAFAVALDEAVAAREAESARVAALRDALVAGVRERVPSAVLRGPEVDAMLDDGPARLPANAHFTFPGCEGDSLLYLLDSAGVQCSTGSACQAGVPQPSHVLVAMGVDEVDARGALRFSLGRTTTEADVDRLLEVLPQIVARASRAGLASARPDATRAVAG, from the coding sequence ATGTCGCGGGCGGCGATCGAGGCGTACGCCGAGCAGATGGCGGTCGTGGGCAACCCCTCGTCCCTGCACGCCGCGGGCCGCGCGGCTCGCCGCGTCGTCGAGGAGGCGCGCGAGTCCGTCGCCGCAGCGATCGGTGCCCGCCCTTCCGAGGTGATCTTCACCGCGGGGGGCACGGAGGCCGACAACCTCGCGATCAAGGGGCTGTTCTGGGCTCGGCGCACGGGCCACCCGGAGCGTCGTCGCGTCGTCGTCTCCGGCGTCGAGCACCACGCCGTGCTCGACCCGGCGTTCTGGCTCGCCGAGCACGCGGGCGCGGAGATCGTTCTCCTTCCGGTCGACCGCGACGGTCTCGTCGACGTCGACGCCCTGCGCGCGGAGCTCGACGAGAACGGCGACCAGGTCGCCCTCGTGTCGGTCATGTGGGCGAACAACGAGGTCGGGACGGTCCAGCCGCTGCGGCGCATCGTGCAGGTCGCGCACGCCGTGGGCGTGCCGGTGCACGCGGACGCCGTGCAGGCGGTCGGACACCTGCCGGTCGACTTCGCGGCGTCGGGCCTCGACGCGATGACGGTCTCGGCGCACAAGCTCGGCGGGCCGGTCTCCGTCGGCGCGCTCGTCGCGGGTCGCGGTCTCGCGATCACCCCCGTCCTGCACGGCGGCGGGCAGGAGCGCAGCGTGCGCTCGGGCACGCTCGACGCCCCCGGCGTGCGTGCGTTCGCCGTCGCGCTCGACGAGGCGGTCGCGGCGCGCGAGGCGGAGAGTGCGCGGGTCGCGGCGCTGCGCGACGCCCTCGTCGCGGGCGTGCGCGAGCGGGTGCCGTCGGCGGTCCTGCGCGGCCCTGAGGTGGACGCGATGCTCGACGACGGGCCAGCACGCCTGCCCGCGAACGCCCACTTCACCTTCCCTGGCTGCGAGGGCGACTCGCTGCTCTACCTGCTCGACTCGGCGGGCGTGCAGTGCTCGACCGGCTCGGCCTGCCAGGCGGGCGTCCCGCAGCCGTCGCACGTGCTCGTCGCGATGGGCGTCGACGAGGTCGACGCGCGCGGCGCGCTGCGCTTCTCGCTCGGACGCACGACGACCGAGGCCGACGTCGACCGGCTGCTCGAGGTGCTCCCGCAGATCGTCGCGCGCGCCTCGCGCGCGGGCCTCGCGTCCGCGCGCCCCGACGCGACGAGGGCGGTGGCAGGCTGA
- a CDS encoding electron transfer flavoprotein subunit beta/FixA family protein gives MGLRIVVLTKHVPNIHSNRTFVDGRVARGAADGSLNELDEHPLEEAVRLLERMSDEERAGSEIVALTMGPAEASDALRRAYQLGADVGVHVLDDALAGSDYLGTAAVLAAAVRRVAQDGPVDLVLAGMAALDGLGSVVPALVAAELGWPQLTNAGALAVADGAARVERDVDGVTEVLEADLPVVVSVNDHINRPRFPNFKLIMAARTKEITTWSLAELDVDTSKVGAAGARTQVLSAEPRPERPPVELHVDNGEGGVALADFLASRGLV, from the coding sequence GTGGGTCTGAGAATCGTCGTGCTGACCAAGCACGTGCCCAACATCCACTCGAACCGGACGTTCGTCGACGGGCGGGTCGCGCGCGGCGCGGCCGACGGCTCGCTCAACGAGCTCGACGAGCACCCCCTCGAGGAGGCGGTGCGCCTGCTCGAGCGCATGTCCGACGAGGAGCGCGCAGGCAGCGAGATCGTCGCGCTGACGATGGGCCCGGCAGAGGCGTCGGACGCCCTGCGCCGCGCCTACCAGCTGGGTGCGGACGTCGGGGTGCACGTGCTCGACGACGCGCTCGCGGGCTCCGACTACCTCGGCACGGCCGCGGTGCTCGCCGCCGCGGTGCGCCGTGTCGCGCAGGACGGTCCGGTCGACCTCGTCCTCGCAGGCATGGCGGCCCTCGACGGTCTCGGCTCGGTGGTCCCGGCGCTCGTGGCCGCGGAGCTCGGCTGGCCCCAGCTGACGAACGCGGGCGCGCTCGCGGTCGCGGACGGCGCGGCCCGGGTGGAGCGTGACGTCGATGGGGTCACGGAGGTGCTCGAGGCGGACCTGCCGGTCGTCGTGAGCGTCAACGACCACATCAACCGCCCGCGCTTCCCGAACTTCAAGCTCATCATGGCGGCCCGCACGAAGGAGATCACGACCTGGTCCCTCGCGGAGCTCGACGTCGACACGTCGAAGGTCGGGGCTGCAGGTGCGCGTACACAGGTGCTGTCCGCCGAACCGCGCCCCGAGCGCCCGCCGGTCGAGCTGCACGTCGACAACGGGGAGGGCGGCGTCGCGCTCGCCGACTTCCTCGCCAGCCGCGGTCTCGTCTGA
- a CDS encoding electron transfer flavoprotein subunit alpha/FixB family protein, producing the protein MTSTSTALVLVDSLAEPLRDADLELVTIARDLGVVAVVSFDAPAPATLDQLGAYGVARVVELAVDGEPHLTGVAAQALTHVTDGARVLLARATFAHKEVLARLALLSGAGLVIDAAQVREGDGGSVVGAKRVFAGTWDLVCEVRTPLALLTVRPNSVRPSEASDPTTPSVEKVDVPAEEASAAAGGVRLVSRTVHEIDAEAGPALAEAAYVVAGGRGTGGDFAPVRELADALGAAVGSTRDCVDEGWIEHDTQIGQTGVTISPRLYIGAGISGAPHHRGGMQASEVIVAVNSDPECPIFEICDFAVVGDLATVLPQAAAAIRERRG; encoded by the coding sequence ATGACCAGCACCTCGACCGCTCTCGTCCTCGTCGACTCGCTCGCGGAGCCGCTGCGCGACGCCGACCTCGAGCTCGTGACGATCGCCCGCGATCTGGGCGTCGTCGCCGTCGTCTCGTTCGACGCGCCCGCGCCCGCGACCCTCGACCAGCTCGGCGCGTACGGCGTCGCTCGCGTCGTCGAGCTCGCCGTCGACGGCGAGCCGCACCTCACCGGCGTCGCCGCGCAGGCGCTCACGCACGTGACCGACGGCGCACGCGTCCTCCTCGCGCGGGCGACGTTCGCGCACAAGGAGGTGCTCGCGCGCCTCGCCCTGCTGTCCGGCGCCGGGCTCGTCATCGACGCGGCGCAGGTCCGCGAAGGTGACGGGGGGAGCGTCGTCGGCGCCAAGCGGGTGTTCGCCGGGACGTGGGACCTCGTGTGCGAGGTCCGCACGCCGCTCGCGCTGCTCACGGTGCGCCCGAACTCGGTGCGCCCGTCCGAGGCGTCCGACCCGACCACGCCGTCCGTCGAGAAGGTCGACGTCCCCGCCGAGGAGGCGTCGGCCGCTGCCGGGGGAGTGCGCCTCGTCTCGCGCACGGTCCACGAGATCGACGCCGAGGCGGGCCCCGCGCTCGCGGAGGCGGCGTACGTCGTCGCGGGCGGTCGCGGCACGGGCGGCGACTTCGCGCCCGTCCGTGAGCTCGCGGACGCGCTCGGTGCTGCGGTCGGCTCGACACGTGACTGCGTCGACGAGGGCTGGATCGAGCACGACACCCAGATCGGCCAGACGGGCGTGACGATCTCCCCGCGTCTGTACATCGGCGCCGGCATCTCGGGCGCGCCGCACCACCGTGGCGGCATGCAGGCCTCCGAGGTCATCGTCGCGGTGAACTCGGACCCGGAGTGCCCGATCTTCGAGATCTGCGACTTCGCCGTGGTCGGTGACCTCGCGACCGTCCTGCCGCAGGCCGCGGCGGCGATCCGCGAGCGTCGCGGCTGA
- the glgX gene encoding glycogen debranching protein GlgX, whose translation MTCLLDATAIDTTRAPLGVRVVDGGVTVAVAAAHATRVELCLLDRDDAAPSGWSERRVPLFGPRLGVWSAFVPGVRAGQHYGFRAHGAWDPAVGLRYNPNKLLLDPYARGVEGELGYGPETYGHSWEARCEDGLPAMSELDSLGHVPHSVVVDSWFTPPASGRPHVPWSQTVVYEAHVRGLTLKLPGLPDELRGTYAGLAHPVTIEHLKSLGVTTLELLPVHASASEPHLVRSGLTNYWGYNTLSFFAPEPRYAMASSREAGPGAVLDEVKGMVALLHEAGIEVVLDVVLNHTCEGGTDGQQLSWRGLDPTVYYLHDGGHPARFADVTGCGNTLDFRRTRVVQMALDSLRYWADEVGVDGFRFDLAVTLGRGHDGFTNFHPFLVAVQTDPVLGGLKLIAEPWDVGPGGWQTGSFKAPFAEWNDRFRNAVRSFWLSDARAASHGHPTHGVRELATRLSGSADIFGHSDPPLVRGPGASINFVTAHDGFTMADLTAYDHKHNEANGEDNRDGTDDNRSWNHGIEGRLDHVGSEIAALRRRSHRNLMATLLLSAGTPMITAGDEMGRTQHGNNNAYCQDTDIAHVSWDLDAPARDLLETTRYLLALRRSLRALQAEHFFLGRPLSRRGDDKLDLAWLGTDGAPLTADRWNDTCTRSLQMIRRTADAADPAVLVALNGSLDPVPLTLPADETWELVWDSTWENPVERLSPDDEDDPELEPLSIRMYVSKAP comes from the coding sequence ATGACCTGCCTGCTCGACGCCACCGCCATCGACACGACCCGCGCACCCCTGGGTGTCCGCGTCGTGGACGGAGGCGTGACCGTCGCGGTCGCTGCGGCGCACGCGACGCGCGTCGAGCTGTGCCTCCTCGACCGCGACGACGCCGCGCCGAGCGGCTGGAGCGAGCGGCGCGTCCCGCTGTTCGGCCCGCGCCTGGGCGTGTGGTCCGCGTTCGTGCCCGGCGTCCGCGCCGGCCAGCACTACGGCTTCCGCGCGCACGGCGCGTGGGACCCCGCCGTCGGCCTGCGCTACAACCCGAACAAGCTGCTGCTCGACCCGTACGCGCGCGGCGTCGAGGGTGAGCTCGGGTACGGCCCCGAGACGTACGGGCACTCGTGGGAAGCGCGGTGCGAGGACGGCCTGCCCGCGATGAGCGAGCTCGACTCGCTCGGGCACGTGCCGCACAGCGTCGTCGTCGACTCCTGGTTCACTCCCCCGGCCTCCGGCCGGCCGCACGTCCCGTGGAGCCAGACCGTCGTCTACGAGGCGCACGTGCGCGGGCTGACCCTCAAGCTGCCCGGCCTACCCGACGAGCTGCGCGGCACCTACGCGGGCCTCGCGCACCCCGTGACGATCGAGCACCTCAAGAGCCTCGGCGTGACGACGCTCGAGCTCCTGCCGGTCCACGCGTCGGCGTCCGAGCCGCACCTCGTGCGCAGCGGCCTGACGAACTACTGGGGCTACAACACGCTCAGCTTCTTCGCGCCCGAGCCCCGCTACGCGATGGCGTCCTCCCGCGAGGCCGGCCCCGGTGCTGTCCTCGACGAGGTCAAGGGCATGGTCGCCCTCCTCCACGAAGCAGGCATCGAGGTCGTGCTCGACGTCGTCCTCAACCACACGTGCGAAGGCGGCACCGACGGGCAGCAGCTGTCGTGGCGCGGGCTCGACCCCACCGTCTACTACCTGCACGACGGCGGCCACCCCGCCCGCTTCGCCGATGTCACCGGGTGCGGCAACACGCTCGACTTCCGGCGCACGCGCGTCGTCCAGATGGCTCTCGACTCGCTGCGCTACTGGGCGGACGAGGTCGGCGTCGACGGCTTCCGCTTCGACCTCGCCGTGACGCTCGGTCGCGGGCACGACGGCTTCACGAACTTCCACCCGTTCCTCGTCGCCGTCCAGACCGACCCCGTCCTCGGCGGGCTCAAGCTCATCGCGGAGCCGTGGGACGTCGGCCCCGGCGGCTGGCAGACCGGCAGCTTCAAGGCGCCCTTCGCCGAGTGGAACGACCGGTTCCGCAACGCGGTGCGCTCGTTCTGGCTGTCCGACGCGCGCGCCGCCTCGCACGGGCACCCGACGCACGGCGTCCGCGAGCTCGCGACGCGACTGTCCGGGTCCGCCGACATCTTCGGTCACAGCGACCCGCCGCTCGTGCGTGGCCCCGGCGCATCGATCAACTTCGTCACGGCCCACGACGGCTTCACGATGGCCGACCTCACCGCGTACGACCACAAGCACAACGAGGCCAACGGCGAGGACAACCGGGACGGCACCGACGACAACCGGTCCTGGAACCACGGCATCGAGGGCCGCCTGGACCACGTCGGCTCCGAGATCGCAGCCCTGCGCCGTCGCTCGCACCGCAACCTCATGGCGACGCTCCTGCTGAGCGCTGGCACGCCCATGATCACCGCGGGTGACGAGATGGGCCGCACGCAGCACGGCAACAACAACGCGTACTGCCAGGACACCGACATCGCGCACGTGTCGTGGGACCTCGACGCGCCCGCCCGAGACCTGCTCGAGACGACGCGCTACCTCCTGGCGCTGCGCCGATCGCTGCGCGCGCTCCAGGCCGAGCACTTCTTCCTCGGCCGCCCGCTGTCCCGGCGCGGCGACGACAAGCTCGACCTCGCGTGGCTCGGGACCGACGGCGCGCCGCTCACCGCGGACCGCTGGAACGACACCTGTACGCGGTCGCTGCAGATGATCCGACGCACCGCCGACGCCGCCGACCCGGCCGTCCTGGTGGCGCTCAACGGCTCGCTCGACCCCGTGCCCCTCACCCTGCCGGCCGACGAGACGTGGGAGCTCGTCTGGGACAGCACGTGGGAGAACCCCGTCGAGCGGCTGAGCCCGGACGACGAGGACGACCCGGAGCTCGAGCCGCTGAGCATCCGGATGTATGTGTCGAAGGCCCCATGA